The Halalkalibacter krulwichiae genome has a segment encoding these proteins:
- the copZ gene encoding copper chaperone CopZ, giving the protein MEKATIEVKGMSCNHCVSAVEGSVSKLDGIQSVKVNLEKGLVDVSFNNKEVSLSDIKEEIEDQGYDVV; this is encoded by the coding sequence ATGGAAAAAGCAACAATTGAAGTAAAAGGAATGTCTTGTAATCATTGTGTTTCAGCAGTTGAAGGAAGTGTAAGTAAGCTTGATGGTATTCAATCCGTCAAAGTCAATCTAGAAAAAGGTCTAGTTGATGTTTCTTTTAATAATAAAGAGGTTTCTTTAAGTGACATTAAAGAGGAGATTGAAGATCAAGGATATGATGTTGTGTAA
- a CDS encoding metal-sensing transcriptional repressor, with translation MSKEIELKTVDHRHSREKEQLINRLKRIEGQVRGIQNMVESDRYCVDILIQISAINAAMKKVSLQLMENHTKHCVAGAIQKGNGEEAISELMDVIERLTKT, from the coding sequence ATGTCAAAAGAAATTGAACTAAAAACAGTTGATCATCGACATTCTCGTGAGAAAGAGCAACTTATAAATCGATTAAAAAGAATTGAAGGTCAAGTCCGCGGAATTCAAAATATGGTTGAAAGTGATCGGTACTGTGTTGATATTTTGATTCAGATTTCTGCAATTAATGCAGCAATGAAAAAAGTAAGCCTGCAGCTAATGGAAAATCATACAAAACATTGTGTAGCAGGAGCTATACAAAAAGGAAATGGTGAGGAAGCAATCTCCGAACTTATGGATGTTATTGAAAGACTAACAAAAACGTAG
- a CDS encoding S1 family peptidase produces MKDQPEDNKEEEYVPTPEDFLFDEEESEEDFKKKKSKKRLFRLIGICLVLLLLLQVANIWFNLYSSDNRELVRTSDELSQLENINEFKEAVVTIQGNGGRGTGFNIHPEGLILTNHHVIDSRDPIAAIFPNGEILHAEVMKSDVDLDVALLRVQSEEDLPYLRFQIEDAKQSEKIYVIGNPLTQTQIINEGEILNNEFPFQVLKISNAIFPGHSGSPVLSQKGEVVGVVYARTIPSLRSGEESEGLAIPIERVLEVFPELKEIHVP; encoded by the coding sequence TTGAAAGATCAACCTGAAGATAACAAAGAAGAAGAGTATGTCCCAACTCCAGAAGACTTTCTATTTGATGAAGAAGAGTCAGAAGAAGATTTTAAAAAGAAAAAATCAAAAAAGAGGCTTTTTCGTTTAATTGGCATTTGCTTGGTTCTTCTTCTCCTTTTACAAGTAGCAAACATTTGGTTCAATTTATATTCATCAGATAATCGTGAGTTAGTTCGAACATCGGATGAGTTAAGCCAGTTAGAAAATATAAATGAATTTAAAGAAGCTGTTGTTACGATTCAAGGAAACGGAGGTAGAGGGACTGGTTTTAACATTCACCCTGAAGGACTTATATTAACAAATCACCACGTTATAGATAGTCGGGATCCAATTGCTGCTATCTTTCCAAATGGGGAAATATTACATGCAGAAGTAATGAAGTCTGATGTGGATTTAGATGTTGCCTTATTACGAGTACAAAGTGAAGAAGACCTCCCGTATTTGCGGTTTCAAATAGAAGATGCAAAGCAAAGTGAAAAAATATATGTGATTGGAAATCCATTAACACAAACTCAAATTATCAATGAAGGAGAAATTCTAAACAATGAATTCCCTTTTCAAGTCCTGAAAATTTCGAATGCCATTTTCCCAGGGCACAGTGGCAGTCCAGTCCTTTCACAAAAGGGGGAAGTTGTAGGTGTAGTGTATGCAAGAACGATTCCTTCTCTTAGAAGTGGCGAGGAAAGTGAAGGACTTGCCATTCCAATTGAACGTGTACTTGAAGTCTTTCCTGAATTAAAGGAGATTCATGTCCCGTAA
- a CDS encoding YojF family protein has product MEVITIDVVQKAINSFVNEDIYLHLETTNGAYASHFDESFFSASAYIRNARVKYEHGKIIGQGPFRVGLKIELGWVYAEGLTHFEIDDLGRLLLAGHGNDGKLGVALEISKTPFE; this is encoded by the coding sequence ATGGAAGTCATTACAATCGATGTTGTCCAAAAGGCCATTAACTCTTTTGTGAATGAAGACATATATTTACATCTTGAAACAACAAATGGCGCGTATGCATCACACTTTGATGAATCGTTTTTTTCAGCAAGTGCGTATATTCGTAATGCGAGAGTTAAGTATGAACATGGCAAAATCATCGGACAAGGTCCCTTCCGAGTCGGACTCAAAATCGAATTAGGCTGGGTTTATGCAGAAGGATTAACACATTTTGAAATCGATGATTTAGGCAGACTGTTATTGGCCGGTCATGGAAATGATGGAAAACTAGGAGTTGCACTGGAAATCAGTAAAACCCCTTTTGAATAG
- the bshB2 gene encoding bacillithiol biosynthesis deacetylase BshB2, whose protein sequence is MNKERHVLVVFPHPDDEAFGVSGTLAMHIANGTPITYACLTLGEMGRNLGNPPFATRESLPKIRKKELLKAAEAIGISDLRMLRFRDKTIEFEDDEKMTQLIESLITELNPSLVISFYPGHSVHPDHEATARAVVRAIQRMHKDDRPNLHCVAFSNNHEQEIGPADIMINIEPFAEQKKNAIRAHLSQTAWMLEEMEPKWKAGDKIAMEWLHTERFWTYRFT, encoded by the coding sequence ATGAATAAAGAACGACACGTTCTCGTTGTCTTTCCACACCCAGATGATGAAGCATTTGGCGTATCCGGAACGCTCGCAATGCATATTGCAAATGGTACCCCAATTACATACGCTTGTTTAACGTTAGGAGAGATGGGACGTAACCTAGGTAATCCCCCATTTGCCACTAGAGAGAGCCTGCCAAAGATTCGCAAAAAAGAATTGCTTAAAGCCGCTGAAGCAATTGGCATTTCAGATTTAAGAATGCTGAGGTTCCGAGATAAAACAATCGAATTTGAAGATGACGAAAAAATGACTCAACTGATTGAATCTTTAATCACGGAACTAAATCCGTCTCTTGTCATTAGCTTTTATCCTGGTCACTCTGTGCATCCAGATCATGAAGCAACAGCTCGAGCCGTTGTTCGTGCAATTCAACGTATGCACAAAGACGACCGCCCGAATTTGCACTGTGTCGCTTTCTCGAATAATCATGAACAAGAAATCGGACCAGCCGATATCATGATAAATATAGAACCATTTGCCGAGCAAAAGAAAAATGCAATTAGGGCACACCTTTCTCAAACGGCTTGGATGTTAGAAGAAATGGAGCCCAAGTGGAAAGCTGGTGATAAAATTGCCATGGAATGGCTTCATACAGAACGTTTCTGGACTTATCGTTTCACCTAA